In one window of Bemisia tabaci chromosome 6, PGI_BMITA_v3 DNA:
- the LOC109035192 gene encoding uncharacterized protein — protein MRILRLKRLDSSHEYEDGAEDQKRERTTATAERQDKTIKSERGRQEKGPDQPQVFQTVTAMPALILEDDAPPIDMKRKLSTWGRKMGKKLDLLRRSESRDSLDSDSIGSRDSLRKRTPLRGGKSSENINTPTSTDSNTRSSIKGFFNRLGYNNQTRLQTGSFRASDKPPEPELYRSVSTSHLVTSYVRGDDPADCLDKPAPSDKDANYPMKTMSCDNISRLGQGATPSPKKANFPYAFLRSKLSVLPEENVKSGLSCSKFAQSDSFSTYETLRVRSNSEEHFPNLKIEPTIECSTLGRRKKPSLEINRGSCLTMKADKLHLSNYVSSNESGYDSDSTRNAEDSFILKLDLSEKSDLNESFDSSSVKSERLDDTEQPFSLALQPSSPWAYNSLSRQFKSRQSSQGSESPPFKFKGDKRDIPRTPKFTRQMFVKNTKPRRMFSTVLPIEQEMTSLPPMTSLPPNLNAEPSRRFRLIRLLKVRADEDLGIYLTMKALDFQSSEVRYIVVKLEAGKIAERDGRICVGDEVVNVNGRVLRGITALQEVQEILSKCEPSSSGHGFHVDIVVVRQETPFTARPPADPPRDRPPSTTPTPTPSSRVVMRTISIDSDSSESSKSDSVFTKPETSSQGDPESSFAKPDTPDFHTASHFPAHPDLSQNFFSVNYSSSSSTTSSSSSTSSSTNPFISSTNPFTSSPSSSSSTSSTNPFVSNPFGEVSQRGWEQGSRQQEAKAIINRVLASGLGESMSDFGQTITTNQFSVCFSKGIGKKSLGFSIVGGRDSPRGEMGIFVKTIFATGQAAEQGMLMEGDEILAVNDESLQGMSHAEAIGVFKKIRSGEVELKVVRRRFQENSNKRIFKPKCIEIMQAQC, from the exons ATGAGGATTCTGAGGCTGAAGCGGCTGGACTCCTCGCACGAGTATGAGGACGGCGCGGAGGACCAGAAGAGGGAGCGGACGACGGCGACGGCCGAGCGACAGGACAAAACGATCAAGTCGGAGCGCGGCCGCCAGGAAAAGGGCCCCGATCAACCGCAGGTCTTCCAGACCGTCACCGCCATGCCGGCCCTCATCCTCGAGGACGACGCTCCGCCCATCGATATGAAAAGAA AGCTCTCCACCTGGGGCCGAAAGATGGGCAAGAAACTGGACCTCCTCCGGCGCTCGGAGTCGCGGGACTCCCTGGACTCGGACAGCATCGGCTCGCGCGACAGCCTCCGGAAGCGCACCCCCCTCCGCGGCGGAAAATCCTCGGAAAACATCAACACCCCAACCTCCACCGACTCCAACACCCGATCCTCCATCAAAGGTTTCTTCAACCGACTCGGCTACAACAACCAAACCCGGCTCCAGACCGGTAGCTTCCGGGCCTCCGATAAACCCCCCGAGCCGGAACTCTACCGCTCCGTCTCCACGTCGCACCTCGTGACGTCCTACGTCCGCGGCGACGACCCCGCCGACTGCCTCGACAAGCCCGCCCCCAGCGACAAAGACGCCAACTACCCCATGAAGACCATGTCGTGCGATAATATCTCCAGGTTGGGCCAGGGGGCGACGCCGTCGCCCAAGAAGGCCAACTTCCCATACGCGTTTTTGAGGTCCAAGTTGTCCGTCCTCCCGGAGGAGAACGTCAAGTCGGGGCTCTCGTGCTCCAAGTTCGCGCAGAGCGACTCGTTCAGTACGTACGAGACGCTGCGCGTGAGGTCCAATTCCGAGGAGCACTTTCCGAACCTGAAGATCGAGCCGACGATAGAGTGCAGCACGCTCGGGCGGCGGAAAAAACCGAGTCTGGAG ATCAACAGAGGTAGCTGTTTGACGATGAAGGCGGACAAGCTGCACCTGAGCAACTACGTGAGCTCGAACGAGTCAGGCTACGACAGCGACAGCACGAGGAACGCAGAGGACAGTTTCATTCTCAAGCTGGATCTCAGCGAGAAGTCCGACCTCAACGAAAGTTTCGACTCGAGCAGTGTCAAGTCCGAGCGGCTCGACGACACAGAGCAACCCTTTAGTCTGGCCCTACAGCCCAGCTCCCCCTGGGCCTACAATAG CCTGAGCCGGCAGTTCAAGTCGCGGCAATCTAGTCAGGGCTCGGAATCCCCGCCTTTCAAGTTCAAGGGCGACAAACGGGACATCCCCCGCACCCCCAAGTTCACCCGGCAGATGTTCGTCAAGAACACCAAGCCGCGGAGGATGTTCTCGACGGTGCTACCTATCGAGCAGGAGATGACGTCACTCCCGCCCATGACGTCACTGCCACCCAATCTCAACGCGGAGCCGAGCAGGAGGTTCCGGCTCATCCGGCTCCTCAAAGTCAGGGCGGACGAGGACCTGGGCATCTACCTCACCATGAAGGCGCTCGACTTTCAGAGTTCCGAGGTCCGCTACATCGTCGTTAAGCTCGAGGCCGGAAAGATCGCTGAAAG GGACGGCCGCATCTGCGTCGGGGATGAAGTGGTGAACGTGAACGGACGGGTTCTGCGAGGGATCACGGCCCTCCAGGAGGTCCAGGAGATCCTGAGCAAATGCGAACCGAGCTCAAGCGGCCACGGCTTCCACGTGGACATCGTCGTCGTCCGCCAGGAGACGCCCTTCACCGCCCGACCGCCCGCCGACCCACCTCGGGACCGACCCCCTTCCACCACCCCAACCCCCACCCCCAGCAGCCGCGTCGTCATGCGCACCATCAGCATCGACTCCGACTCCAGCGAGTCCTCCAAGTCAGACTCGGTCTTCACCAAGCCCGAAACATCGTCGCAGGGCGATCCCGAATCGTCCTTCGCGAAGCCGGACACCCCCGACTTTCACACCGCTTCCCACTTCCCCGCCCACCCTGATCTCAGCCAGAACTTCTTCTCGGTCAACTACTCCAGCTCTTCATCCACCACCTCCTCGTCGTCGTCGACCAGTTCGTCGACCAACCCCTTCATTTCGTCCACGAACCCCTTCACGTCGAGCCCCTCGAGTAGTTCGTCGACTTCGTCGACGAATCCTTTCGTTTCGAACCCGTTCGGCGAGGTGTCCCAGAGGGGCTGGGAGCAGGGGTCCAGGCAGCAGGAGGCGAAGGCGATCATTAACAGGGTGCTGGCGTCGGGTCTCGGGGAGTCGATGTCGGACTTCGGGCAGACGATCACGACGAACCAGTTCTCTGTCTGCTTCAGCAAAGGCATCGGGAAGAAGTCGCTTGGGTTCAGCATCGTCGGAGGTCGTGACTCCCCGCGGGGGGAGATGGGCATCTTCGTCAAGACGATCTTCGCAACCGGGCAGGCCGCCGAGCAGGGGATGCTCATGGAAG GTGACGAAATTTTGGCGGTGAATGATGAAAGTTTGCAAGGAATGTCCCACGCCGAAGCAATCGGggtgttcaagaaaattcgaTCAGGTGAAGTAGAACTCAAAGTCGTGCGAAgacgatttcaagaaaattctaataAAAG GATCTTCAAACCGAAGTGCATCGAAATAATGCAAGCTCAATGTTAA